The Zymobacter palmae DNA window AACGGTCAAGCCTTCACCAGGCCCAGTGATAAACGACCATAGGCTGCCTGGTACTCATGAGCATGGAGAGTGATACCGATGACCTCCTTTACTGCAACGAGCACTCGACGTCGCGTTCGGCACGCGGCTTCTTCCTCTTCGCCTCGCGAGGATACGCACCTTGGTAATGGCCTGAGCAGCCGCCAAATCACCATGATTTCCATTGGCGGTGTCATAGGCGCAGGCCTGTTTGTCGGGTCTTCCAATGCCATCATGACCGCTGGCCCCGCGGTGCTGCTGGCCTATCTCGTGGCCGCTGGCATCATCATCCTGGTCATGAAAATGCTGGGTGAAATGGCCACGGCATTTCCTACGACTGGTTCTTTTTCTTCCTATGCTGACTGCACGCTCGGACGCTGGGCGGGTTTTACCATCGGCTGGTTGTACTGGTGGTTCTATGTACTGCTGGTGCCAATAGAGTCCATCGTGGCGGGCAATATTCTGGCCAGTTGGTTCGGTGGCCCATCAGCGCTGTATTCAGTCGGAATGATCGCTATCCTGACGCTGTGCAATAGTCTGCATGTCAAGATGTTCGGTGAAGCGGAGTACTGGCTCTCGCTGTTCAAGGTCATCGCTATTTGTCTATTCATCATTCTTGGTGCTCTGGCCATTCTGGGCTGGCTGCCGTTCTCACCGGCTCAAGGGCTGCACAATCTGACCGAACACGGTGGTTTCTTCCCGCAGGGCGGTGTTTCTGTCGTTACGGCGCTGTTGGTGGCTATGTTCAGTTTCCAGGGAACTGAAATCGTGACTATTGCCGCTGCGGAATCGGATAATCCGCGTGGCAACGTGCGCAAGGCTATCCGTTCGGTCGTATGGCGTCTGGGCTTGTTCTATATCGGCTCCATCTTCGTTGTGGTCTGCATCGTGCCGTGGAATACGCCTGAGCTGGCGCAG harbors:
- a CDS encoding amino acid permease; translation: MTSFTATSTRRRVRHAASSSSPREDTHLGNGLSSRQITMISIGGVIGAGLFVGSSNAIMTAGPAVLLAYLVAAGIIILVMKMLGEMATAFPTTGSFSSYADCTLGRWAGFTIGWLYWWFYVLLVPIESIVAGNILASWFGGPSALYSVGMIAILTLCNSLHVKMFGEAEYWLSLFKVIAICLFIILGALAILGWLPFSPAQGLHNLTEHGGFFPQGGVSVVTALLVAMFSFQGTEIVTIAAAESDNPRGNVRKAIRSVVWRLGLFYIGSIFVVVCIVPWNTPELAQGSYQAALKAMNIPYAAGIMSVVVLVSVVSCLNSAIYTGSRMSFSLASRGDAPKRWAMTHGEGVPRWAIFSTSGVSLVITLLNFVVPEGAFNILLSTSGAIALLMYLVIAITQLKMRVMNDRHGITPPVRMWAFPYLTWLAILTIAAILGLMSFLPGHRLEVIATLVITCVTACVGYWLQKRQPEVSAKRHVFLGADEAVLAD